The DNA region TTAGATGCATCCTACACTCAACCTGAGCAAAGTGGTGGGGAGAAGTCCCAATATTCATTTGCTTATGGTACCAATTTTGCGCAAGAGCGCGGTCATGTGATGTTCAGTGCAGTATTTGCCAAAGAAAAAGGTGTTATGGCTACTGATCGTGACTACACGAAAAATCCTGTTTATACCATGTATAACCCGGCGTACACCGCAGATAACGATGAACCTCGCAGAATCACGTATACTGGCCGCCGTAAGCTGAACTGGATTAGTGAAGGGGGTATTCTGGAATGATGCTGGTGATACTTACTCATGGGATAAAAATGGGACTTTCCACCCGTTTGATATGGGAGATGGGGTATTAGAAGGCCCAGGAACCAATGGTAACTATTGTACAGGTGACTGTGAAGGCTATGATCCAGTCAATTACACTCAGCTACGTATTCCATTGGAACGTCAGGTTTATAACCTTAACGCAGACTATCAAGTCAATGATCATTTAAGATTATTCACAGAACTGACCTATTCTCATTATACTGCCGATGGTATCTCTAGTCCGGTATTCCATCAGGGAGTAGAAGTTTCATCAGAAAACCCATTCTTGTCAGATGAAGCTCGTGCCATCATTGATGCTGATGGTGGAAGTGCTTACATATACCGTATGGATACAGAGTTTGGTGATCGTACCTACAATCAGAAACGTGAAACTAAACGCGCATTGATTGGTGCTGATGGTTATATCGGTGACTGGAACTACAGCGTGTTCTATCAAGAAGGTCGCTTAGATCAGGATACTCATTGGTATGGTCAGGTGTATGATGATAACTACCTCCTGGCAATTGATGCGGTGAGTGATGGTAGTGGTAACATTGTCTGCCGAGATCAATCTAATGGTTGTCAACCACTAAATATCTTTGGTGAAGGTCAGGCAAGTCAGGCTGCCATTGATTGGGTTTCTGCTTCAGCATACCGTAAAGCTGATGCTAAGCAGAAAAATGCTGGTTTTACGTTTACTGGTCCAGTGTATGAATTACCAGCTGGTCCCGTGAATGTTGCGCTTTCTGGTGAGTGGCGTCGTGAAGAAGCTAGTACAGAACCAGATGCAAATATGCAAGAAGGACGAATTTTCGGTAACCAGTCACTTGGATACTCTGGTGCCTATGAAGTTAATGAATGGGCCGCTGAGGTTTCTGTACCATTGGTTGAAGATGTTTTCCTGATGAAGCAGGTTGGTGTTGAAATGGCCTATCGTTACATGGATTACACCTCCGTTGGCAATAATGATGCGTGGAAACTGGGCTTGAACTGGGCTGTTACAGATGATCTGAAGTTGCGTGCAACCAAATCTAAATCTGTTCGTGCACCGTCAGTGGAAGAACTATATCAGGCTGCTGGTCAGACATACGAAAGTTTCACCGATGTGTGTGACGCAAATAATATCGATGCTGGTGATTCCCCATATCGCAAACAGAACTGTCAGGCTGTAGGGCTACCAGAAGGTTGGAGTGCTTCCGACGATTGGTACCATTCTAACCACCCTGGTTACAATGCTGGTAATGCAGATCTGAAGGAAGAAACCTCTGATGCTTGGACGATGGGATTTGTATATACACCATCCTTCCTTGAAAACTTTAGTTTGACTGCTGACTGGTGGAGTTTCGATATTGCTAATGCCATTACATCTATTGGTGTGGGAACAGCGGTGAAGTATTGTTATGACTCAGAAAGTTTGGATAATCCATATTGTTCGTTGTTCACTCGTGATGCGAGCGGTGATATTGTCAGCTTTGTTCAGAGTCCTATTAACGTAGCTACCTATAAGACTAAAGGTCTAGATATTGAAGCTAAC from Shewanella dokdonensis includes:
- a CDS encoding TonB-dependent receptor domain-containing protein, whose protein sequence is MKGVFWNDAGDTYSWDKNGTFHPFDMGDGVLEGPGTNGNYCTGDCEGYDPVNYTQLRIPLERQVYNLNADYQVNDHLRLFTELTYSHYTADGISSPVFHQGVEVSSENPFLSDEARAIIDADGGSAYIYRMDTEFGDRTYNQKRETKRALIGADGYIGDWNYSVFYQEGRLDQDTHWYGQVYDDNYLLAIDAVSDGSGNIVCRDQSNGCQPLNIFGEGQASQAAIDWVSASAYRKADAKQKNAGFTFTGPVYELPAGPVNVALSGEWRREEASTEPDANMQEGRIFGNQSLGYSGAYEVNEWAAEVSVPLVEDVFLMKQVGVEMAYRYMDYTSVGNNDAWKLGLNWAVTDDLKLRATKSKSVRAPSVEELYQAAGQTYESFTDVCDANNIDAGDSPYRKQNCQAVGLPEGWSASDDWYHSNHPGYNAGNADLKEETSDAWTMGFVYTPSFLENFSLTADWWSFDIANAITSIGVGTAVKYCYDSESLDNPYCSLFTRDASGDIVSFVQSPINVATYKTKGLDIEANYSYDTESMGLFSFNLIATYLDDWRYNPTGFASDLDVYVGEYTDPRWKGRFTAGWHYADWSVSAIASYRGSGVLDNDYTAKDVSYNNIPSQTLWDMSAKYQINDDLQVRFGVLNVFDQEPPRNPYTYDNSDGYYDTNGRSFFAGINYTFR